The following are encoded in a window of Diorhabda sublineata isolate icDioSubl1.1 chromosome 5, icDioSubl1.1, whole genome shotgun sequence genomic DNA:
- the LOC130444022 gene encoding retinoid-inducible serine carboxypeptidase-like yields the protein MLSEITIMFLFKTIIVTGDQGFGPYLQDWGFVEVRDRAHMFWWLFHTTANVSKSTDRPLIIWLQGGPGASSTAYGNFGEIGPLDTDLNYRNSTWIRFANLLFVDNPVGTGFSYVENGDLYTRTNTEIAQDFLFFLIKFFEKLPQYQQVPTYIFSESYGGKMAVEIALVLAKAKENRKIKLNFKGVVLGDSWISPVDFVMTWPKYLLNLGFVDNDGYEDIMEAALKVEKSIRHENYTEAFINWRQTQNLIESVTGGVDFYNVLNIEHQINRTKLFVIMDKVKIALNLSVKWNEGSSVFSKLSEDFMKPVTHIVEEILNTTHLKVAVYNGQLDLIVDTPGTLKWIRNLNYKDKNKWEKTTRSSFFINKRLEGYVKKYENFSFYWINRAGHMVPLDNPAAMRYILEDVTDHFQT from the exons ATGTTGAGTGAAATTACTATTATGTTTTTGTTCAAGACAATAATCG TTACAGGCGATCAAGGATTTGGTCCTTATTTACAAGATTGGGGTTTCGTTGAAGTGCGAGACAGAGCTCATATGTTTTGGTGGCTGTTTCATACCACAGCTAATGTATCAAAATCAACAGATAGACCGTTAATAATTTGGTTACAAGGTGGACCTGGAGCGTCTTCGACAGCGTACGGAAATTTCGGCGAAATAGGACCTTTGGATACCGATTTAAATTATAGGAATTCAACTTGGATTCGGTTCGCgaatttgttatttgttgatAATCCCGTAGGAACAG GTTTTAGTTACGTGGAAAACGGAGATTTGTATACGAGGACGAATACGGAAATCGCGcaggattttttattttttttgataaaattcttcGAGAAACTACCGCAATATCAACAAGTTCCCACGTATATTTTTTCTGAATCTTATGGTGGGAAAATGGCCGTAGAAATAGCTCTCGTTTTAGCTAAA GCAAAGGAAAATcgtaaaattaaactaaatttcAAAGGTGTTGTTTTGGGAGATTCGTGGATATCCCCTGTAGATTTTGTTATGACTTGGCCtaagtatttattaaatttg GGTTTTGTAGATAATGATGGTTATGAAGATATTATGGAAGCTGCTTTGAAAGTAGAAAAATCTATTAGACATGAAAATTATACTGAAGCATTTATAAATTGGAGgcaaactcaaaatttaattgaatcagTCACTGGAGGTGTCGATTTTTATAATGTACTTAATATCG aaCATCAAATAAATAGAACCAAATTGTTCGTTATAATGGATAAAGTGAAAATCGCCCTCAATCTTTCCGTAAAATGGAACGAAGGatcttcagttttttcaaaactatcagAAGATTTCATGAAACCTGTAACTCATATCGTAGAAGAAATTCTGAATACTACACATTTAAAAGTAGCCGTATATAACGGACAATTAGATTTGATAGTCGATACACCAG GTACATTAAAATGGATTAGGAATTTAAactataaagataaaaataaatgggaAAAAACAACTAGATCatcgttttttataaataaacgtcTTGAAGGATacgtcaaaaaatatgaaaatttctcttTCTATTGGATTAATAGAGCTGGACATATG gTACCTTTAGATAATCCTGCAGCTATGCGTTATATACTAGAAGACGTTACTGATCATTTCCAAACTTAA